A genomic region of Papaver somniferum cultivar HN1 chromosome 7, ASM357369v1, whole genome shotgun sequence contains the following coding sequences:
- the LOC113297522 gene encoding uncharacterized protein LOC113297522: MQNVKSEPAIVCEEHRIECTNFEENHRASENSSQDKNGENGQSSSGDSTENDDPGVIRILISNGESEAVTMGSETRGDAVKVTGTDQLKSEVTDVVASLKKVGSLSRDESSREQCRVCQQSSEETLIDLGCQCRGGLAKAHLSCIGTWFSTRGSNNCEICQQIAVNVPPPESQPSRNYWIWRIDPGTGTVQERERGCYSPLWVALSILVGDLLLDVLISISLGVSALPVNIIIGVLVVLGLGTALRLAFECCQEISIRRAVQRMDINANPNYHPTIWQNL, encoded by the exons ATGCAGAATGTCAAATCTGAACCCGCAATTGTTTGCGAAGAACATAGAATTGAATGTACAAATTTCGAGGAAAATCATAGGGCAAGTGAGAATTCGAGTCAAGACAAAAATGGAGAAAATGGGCAAAGCTCATCAGGGGATTCTACTGAAAATGATGATCCGGGTGTTATTAGAATTTTGATTTCTAATGGGGAATCAGAAGCTGTTACGATGGGTTCGGAAACTAGAGGGGATGCAGTGAAAGTTACTGGTACTGACCAATTGAAGAGTGAAGTTACAGATGTGGTGGCAAGTCTTAAGAAAGTAGGTTCTTTGTCAAGAGATGAAAGCTCTAGGGAACAGTGCAG AGTCTGTCAACAATCATCAGAAGAAACTCTTATAGATCTTGGATGTCAATGTCGTGGTGGACTTGCTAAAGCTCATCTATCATGCATAGGGACTTGGTTTAGTACTAGAGGTTCAAATAACTGCGAGATTTGCCA ACAAATAGCTGTGAATGTGCCACCTCCAGAATCCCAGCCAAGT AGGAATTACTGGATTTGGAGGATTGATCCTGGTACTGGTACTGTGCAGGAACGTGAAAGG GGTTGCTACAGTCCACTTTGGGTGGCATTATCGATCCTCGTCGGTGATCTCCTGCTAGATGTTTTAATATCGATTTCTCTTGGTGTTTCAGCACTTCCTGTCAATATTATAATCG GTGTCCTAGTGGTTCTAGGGCTAGGAACTGCGCTTCGACTAGCATTTGAATGCTGTCAGGAGATAAGTATAAGGAGAGCAGTGCAAAGGATGGATATAAATGCAAACCCAAATTACCACCCTACTATCTGGCAAAACTTGTGA